In one window of Meiothermus sp. DNA:
- a CDS encoding GNAT family N-acetyltransferase: MFSYLLDEHSELRLLLPHYAEALFALTDANRKHLRRWLPWVDDNSTFEDTKAYIQGALDGLARGEQLPLTVWHRGKLAGTLTLFNIVLPHRTAEIGYWLGAAFEGKGLMTRGVEALINYAFFEMGLGRLEIRAHTKNLRSRAIPERLGFMLEGILRQEVWLHGKPQDMALYALLKQDWPKQKPRSKRG, encoded by the coding sequence ATGTTCAGCTATCTGCTCGACGAGCACAGCGAACTCCGCTTGCTGCTGCCACACTATGCCGAAGCATTGTTCGCTCTCACCGACGCCAATCGAAAGCATCTGCGGCGCTGGTTGCCGTGGGTAGATGACAATAGTACATTTGAAGATACCAAAGCCTACATTCAGGGAGCCCTGGATGGCTTGGCCAGGGGCGAACAACTACCCCTCACGGTCTGGCATCGGGGAAAGCTGGCCGGAACGCTCACCTTGTTTAACATAGTGCTCCCTCACCGTACGGCCGAGATTGGCTACTGGTTGGGCGCAGCTTTTGAGGGTAAAGGGCTAATGACTCGAGGAGTGGAAGCGCTGATAAATTATGCATTTTTTGAGATGGGCCTGGGCCGCCTGGAGATCAGGGCCCACACCAAGAACCTCAGGAGCCGGGCCATTCCCGAGCGGTTAGGATTTATGCTCGAGGGCATTTTGCGCCAGGAAGTCTGGCTGCACGGCAAGCCGCAGGATATGGCTCTTTACGCCCTATTGAAGCAAGATTGGCCCAAACAAAAGCCCCGCAGCAAGCGGGGC
- a CDS encoding aminopeptidase: MSASFEEKLRRFAEVAVKVGVGLQPGQKLFVNANIEALPLTRLVVEEAYKAGSRLVVTQLYDEQLNLARYRHAPRDSFQEYAAFMVEARLKALDEGYAWLSILADDPEILRGQDPELIRQVSQTAARFSKPFSERISGFATNWCIIGAASPRWAQLVFPNTPPSRQMQQLWEAIFKVSRVDQADPIAAWKAHTDNLERRVQQLNARRYAALHFRGPGTDLYVGLAEGHVWAGGAGQAQNGARCIPNMPTEEVFTTPHRERVEGWVQSTKPLSLHGNLLEGIRVRFAQGRVVEAQAEKGQEILQHLLQTDEGAQRLGEVALVPHSSPISQTGLLFYEALYDENAASHIALGASYDECLEGGHGLTPEQKRAAGANDSLIHIDWMIGSEHVDVDGITPSGLAEPLMRGGEWVD; encoded by the coding sequence ATGTCTGCCAGTTTTGAGGAAAAGTTGCGGCGCTTCGCCGAAGTTGCGGTCAAGGTAGGGGTGGGACTCCAACCCGGTCAGAAACTTTTTGTGAACGCCAACATCGAGGCGCTGCCGCTCACCCGCCTGGTGGTAGAGGAGGCCTACAAGGCGGGCTCGAGGCTGGTGGTAACCCAGCTCTACGACGAGCAGCTCAACCTGGCGCGGTATCGCCATGCGCCGCGGGATTCCTTCCAGGAGTATGCAGCTTTCATGGTTGAAGCGCGGCTCAAGGCCCTGGACGAAGGCTACGCCTGGCTGAGCATCCTGGCCGATGACCCGGAAATCCTGCGCGGGCAAGACCCCGAGCTGATTCGCCAGGTCTCGCAAACCGCCGCCCGGTTCAGCAAGCCTTTCTCGGAACGCATCAGCGGCTTTGCCACCAACTGGTGCATCATTGGCGCCGCCTCGCCGCGCTGGGCCCAACTGGTTTTCCCCAACACCCCCCCGTCCCGGCAGATGCAACAGCTTTGGGAGGCTATTTTCAAGGTGAGCCGGGTGGATCAAGCCGATCCGATAGCAGCCTGGAAGGCGCATACCGACAACCTCGAGCGCCGCGTGCAGCAGCTCAACGCCAGGCGCTACGCCGCTTTGCACTTCCGGGGGCCGGGCACCGACCTGTATGTGGGACTGGCCGAAGGGCATGTATGGGCTGGGGGAGCAGGACAGGCCCAAAACGGGGCGCGGTGCATTCCCAACATGCCAACCGAAGAGGTGTTCACCACCCCCCACCGCGAGCGGGTGGAGGGATGGGTGCAAAGTACCAAGCCCCTGAGCCTGCATGGCAACTTGCTCGAGGGCATCCGGGTTCGCTTTGCACAGGGCCGGGTAGTGGAGGCCCAGGCCGAAAAGGGCCAGGAGATTTTGCAGCACCTGCTCCAGACCGACGAGGGTGCCCAGCGTTTGGGCGAGGTAGCCCTGGTGCCCCATAGCTCGCCCATCTCCCAGACTGGGTTGCTTTTCTACGAAGCCCTCTACGACGAAAACGCGGCCAGTCACATTGCTCTGGGCGCCAGCTACGACGAATGCCTGGAGGGGGGTCATGGCCTCACCCCAGAACAAAAACGGGCCGCAGGGGCCAACGATAGCCTGATTCACATAGACTGGATGATTGGCTCTGAGCACGTAGATGTTGATGGCATTACCCCAAGCGGCCTGGCCGAGCCCTTGATGCGAGGAGGGGAATGGGTGGATTAA
- a CDS encoding type II toxin-antitoxin system RatA family toxin, translating into MPEVVSELFIPKSPQEVYAAARDLAGLKPYLKDVETLEVLEDHGSTSRTRFVAVAMGKKVHWIEDERWFDAELRNEFDSKEGDFDVYRGSWTFLPEGEGTRAVLRLEYELNIPIFGGLLQKLVKKLMQENIDDLLRGLKERCTAA; encoded by the coding sequence ATGCCGGAAGTGGTGTCTGAACTTTTCATTCCCAAATCCCCCCAAGAGGTGTACGCCGCCGCGCGGGATCTCGCGGGCCTCAAGCCCTACCTCAAGGATGTGGAAACCCTGGAGGTGCTGGAAGACCACGGAAGCACCTCGCGCACCAGGTTTGTGGCGGTCGCTATGGGTAAAAAAGTCCACTGGATCGAGGACGAGCGCTGGTTTGATGCCGAGCTGCGCAACGAATTCGACAGCAAGGAGGGCGACTTTGATGTCTACCGTGGTTCTTGGACCTTCTTGCCCGAGGGTGAGGGCACCCGGGCGGTGCTTAGGCTCGAGTACGAACTCAATATCCCCATCTTTGGTGGATTGCTGCAAAAGCTGGTCAAAAAACTCATGCAGGAAAACATCGACGATCTGTTGCGCGGCCTCAAGGAACGCTGCACCGCGGCTTGA
- the cysS gene encoding cysteine--tRNA ligase, with the protein MPLQIYNTLARAKQTFVPATPGYVGIYVCGPTVYSDPHLGHARGPIVYDVLRRWLRYQGYKVRFVSNITDVGHLTDDADEGEDKIQRRAKLLRLEPMEVAEKYMWSYFDEMQALNVLRPDITPRAAGHIPEQIELTETLVKRGHAYVANGSVYFRVRSWPEFGKLSNRDIEEQEAGARVEVREEKEDPRDFALWKRADPEHLMRWNSPWGVGFPGWHIECSAMSLKYLGDGFDIHAGGVDLQFPHHEAEIAQAEAAGHPFARYWMHHYHVLLNGQKMAKSTGNLVSLSELRAKYEPMYIRFYLLNSHYRSVLDFTDEGLEAAKNGYLRLLNAYREVHRLIHTAPSGRHSGLEHAVEEVQRAFAEALDDDLNTPQAIAALFNFVTELNKALTGRPGRESLQKAEKVFSELGEGVLGLFPARVLQNQLGGALLEGLVNLLLDIREESRRNRNFALSDRIRDRLTELGVVVEDTREGPKWKVGI; encoded by the coding sequence ATGCCTTTACAAATCTATAACACCCTTGCCAGGGCCAAACAGACCTTCGTTCCGGCCACGCCCGGCTACGTAGGTATTTACGTCTGCGGCCCTACGGTTTATTCCGACCCCCACCTCGGGCACGCCCGGGGCCCCATCGTCTACGACGTGCTGCGGCGCTGGTTGCGGTACCAGGGCTACAAGGTGCGCTTCGTTTCCAACATTACCGACGTGGGCCATCTTACCGACGATGCCGACGAGGGCGAGGACAAAATCCAGCGCCGCGCCAAGCTCCTTCGTCTGGAGCCCATGGAAGTAGCCGAAAAATACATGTGGAGCTACTTCGACGAGATGCAGGCCCTGAACGTGCTGCGCCCCGACATCACCCCCAGGGCTGCCGGGCACATTCCCGAGCAGATCGAGCTGACCGAAACCCTGGTCAAGCGGGGCCACGCCTATGTAGCCAACGGCTCGGTGTATTTTCGTGTCCGAAGCTGGCCCGAGTTTGGCAAGCTGTCCAACCGCGATATCGAGGAGCAGGAGGCCGGGGCGCGGGTCGAGGTGCGCGAGGAAAAGGAAGATCCCCGCGACTTTGCCCTGTGGAAGCGGGCCGACCCCGAGCACCTCATGCGCTGGAACTCGCCCTGGGGGGTGGGCTTCCCCGGCTGGCACATCGAGTGCTCGGCCATGAGCCTCAAATACCTGGGGGATGGCTTCGACATTCACGCGGGGGGCGTAGACCTACAATTTCCCCACCACGAGGCCGAAATTGCCCAGGCTGAGGCCGCAGGACACCCTTTTGCCCGCTACTGGATGCACCACTACCACGTGCTTCTGAACGGGCAAAAAATGGCCAAGAGCACCGGTAATCTGGTTTCGCTGTCCGAGCTACGGGCTAAGTACGAGCCGATGTACATACGGTTTTACCTGCTCAACAGCCACTACCGCAGCGTACTGGACTTTACCGACGAAGGTTTGGAGGCAGCCAAAAACGGCTACCTGCGCCTGCTGAACGCCTACCGGGAGGTGCACCGGCTCATCCATACTGCGCCGAGTGGCAGACATTCAGGTCTGGAACATGCGGTGGAAGAGGTGCAACGCGCTTTTGCTGAAGCCCTGGACGACGATCTGAATACCCCCCAGGCCATAGCCGCGCTGTTTAACTTCGTCACCGAACTCAATAAAGCCCTGACCGGGCGGCCCGGCAGAGAGAGCCTGCAAAAAGCCGAAAAGGTTTTCTCGGAATTGGGTGAGGGGGTGTTGGGGCTGTTTCCTGCTCGAGTGCTACAAAACCAGCTGGGGGGCGCTTTGCTCGAGGGCCTGGTCAACTTACTGCTGGATATCCGGGAAGAGTCTCGCCGCAACCGCAATTTTGCCCTGTCGGACCGCATTCGGGATCGCCTGACCGAACTGGGGGTGGTGGTCGAGGACACCCGTGAAGGCCCCAAATGGAAGGTGGGCATATAG
- a CDS encoding GNAT family N-acetyltransferase — MLAYRLDEDSELRLLQAHHAEALYALADRNRTYLRRWLAWVDSARDVSFISSFIRGRLEALAAGQGYSLSIWHKGSVAGVVGLYDLDQAARKAEIGYWLGQEFEGLGLMTRSVRALLDYAIGEVGLRRIQVKVHVDNLRSRAIPERLGLQLEGLLRNDGTLHGKPCDHALYAITDEEWAIRRSS; from the coding sequence ATGCTTGCCTACCGCCTGGACGAAGACAGCGAATTGCGATTGCTGCAAGCTCACCATGCCGAGGCGCTTTATGCGCTGGCTGACCGTAACCGCACCTACCTGCGCCGGTGGCTGGCCTGGGTGGATAGTGCCCGCGATGTCTCGTTTATATCGAGTTTTATTCGCGGCCGACTGGAGGCGCTGGCCGCTGGCCAGGGCTACAGCCTCTCGATCTGGCATAAGGGTAGCGTAGCCGGAGTGGTGGGTCTGTACGACCTCGACCAGGCCGCCCGGAAGGCCGAGATCGGATACTGGCTGGGCCAGGAATTCGAGGGCCTGGGCCTGATGACCCGCAGCGTCCGAGCACTGCTCGACTACGCAATTGGTGAAGTCGGCCTGCGCCGGATTCAGGTCAAAGTACATGTGGACAACCTGCGTAGCCGGGCCATTCCGGAGCGGCTGGGCCTGCAACTAGAAGGTCTGCTGCGCAACGACGGTACACTGCACGGCAAGCCCTGCGACCACGCCCTCTACGCCATCACCGACGAGGAGTGGGCTATCCGAAGATCAAGCTGA